Below is a window of Pseudomonas monteilii DNA.
GGGTGATCGGGGGGATCGGCCTGGGTCTGGGCTACATCTCGCCGGTCTCGACACTGATCAAGTGGTTCCCGGACAAGCGCGGCATGGCCACCGGCATGGCGATCATGGGCTTCGGCGGCGGCGCGATGGTCGGCGCTCCCCTGGCCACCACGCTGATGGGGCATTTCGCTACCGGCCAGGACGTCGGTGTCTGGCAGAGCTTCATGGTCATGGCGGCGATCTACTTCGTGTTCATGACCGCTGGCGCGCTCGCCTACCGCGTACCGCCGACCGGCTGGAAACCCGCCGGTTGGACCCCGGTCCAGAAGAAGGCCGGCAGCGGCATGATCACCGACCGTCACGTGCACGTCAGCGTGGCCTGGAAGACGCCTCAGTTCGTGCTGATCTGGCTGGTGCTGTGCCTGAACGTCTCGGCCGGTATCGGCATCCTCGGCATGGCCTCGCCGCTGCTGCAGGAAGTGTTCGGTGGCAAGCTGCTGGGCAATGAGCTGAGCTTCAGCGAACTCAATGCCGGCCAGCTGGCACAGATCGCCGCCATCGCCGCCGGCTTTACCGGTCTGCTGAGCCTGTTCAACATCGGCGGGCGGTTCTTCTGGGCCTCGTTCTCCGACTACATCGGGCGCAAGAACACCTACTTCGCCTTCTTCGCCCTGGGCGTGGCGCTGTACGCGCTGATCCCGAACATGGGCCACATCGGCAACGTCGCGCTGTTCGTGGCGGCCTTTTGCATCATCCTGTCGATGTACGGCGGTGGCTTCTCCACCGTGCCGGCCTACCTGGCCGACCTGTTCGGCACCCAGATGGTCGGGGCGATCCACGGTCGTCTGCTGACCGCCTGGGCCGCCGCCGGCGTGCTCGGCCCAGTGCTGATCACCTACCTGCGCGAGTACCAGCTGGCGCTGGGCGTCGAGCGTTCGGCCGCCTACGACATCACCCTGTACATCCTGGCCGGCCTGCTGGTGCTGGGCTTCATCTGCAACGCCCTGGTGCGTCCGGTGGCCGACAAATACTTCATGACCGAGTCCGAGCTGGCCGCCGAGCGCGCGCTGAGCCATGACAAGGGTGCCGATGGCAGCCAGGTCCTGGAGTGGAGCGCAGCCCCGGCCAGCAAGCCGCTGGTGGTAGTGGCCTGGCTGGTGGTGGGCATTCCGCTGGCGTGGGGGATCTGGATCACCCTGCAGAAGACCGCTGTGCTGTTCAACTGACCTTGCAGCGAGCCGGGGCGGCGCAGTGCGTCGAACCCCGGCACGAAGACGGCCCGTGCAACGCGGGCCCTCGTCGACGGGCACATGCCTGCGACCGGCAAATTTCCCCGATCACACGTCATCCGCGTTTCAAGCCGGGCATTTCTGCGCCTATAATGTGGCCCTTTTCGCCCAACGATTCTTGCGGAGCTGGTGATGGTCGAACGTAAGGCTTCCGTCGAGCGCAATACCCTGGAAACCCAGGTGAAGGCCTCGATCAACCTCGATGGCAGTGGCAAAGCACGCTTCGCCATCGGTGTGCCCTTCCTTGAACACATGCTCGACCAGATCGCCCGGCACGGGCTGATCGACCTGGACATCGAGTGCCAGGGCGACCTGCACATCGACGACCACCATACGGTCGAAGACGTCGGCATCACCCTCGGCCAGGCCTTCGCTCAGGCCATTGGCGACAAGAAGGGCATCCGTCGCTACGGCCATGCCTACGTGCCGCTGGACGAAGCCCTGTCGCGGGTGGTGATCGACTTCTCCGGTCGCCCCGGCCTGCAGATGCACGTGCCCTACACCCGCGCGTCGGTCGGTGGCTTCGATGTCGACCTGTTCCAGGAATTCTTCCAGGGCTTCGTCAACCACGCCCTGGTGACCCTGCACATCGACAACCTGCGTGGGCACAACACCCATCACCAGATCGAGACCGTGTTCAAGGCCTTCGGCCGCGCACTGCGCATGGCCGTGGAACTGGACGACCGCATGGCCGGGCAGATGCCCTCCACCAAGGGTTGCCTCTGATGCAGACAGTAGCCGTGATCGACTATGGCATGGGCAACCTGCATTCGGTGGCCAAGGCCCTGGAGCACGTAGGTGCCGGCAAGGTGCTGGTCACCAGTGACGCGGCCGTGATCCGCGAGGCGGACCGGGTGGTCTTCCCAGGCGTCGGCGCGATCCGCGACTGCATGGCCGAGATCCGTCGCCTGGGCTTCGACAGCCTGGTGCGCGAGGTCAGCCAGGACCGCCCGTTCCTCGGCATCTGTGTCGGCATGCAGGCGCTGCTCGAGCACAGCGAGGAAAACGACGGCGTCGACTGCATCGGTCTGTTCCCGGGCAAGGTCCGGTTCTTCGGCAAGGACCTGCATGAAGACGGCCAGCACCTGAAGGTGCCGCACATGGGCTGGAACGAAGTGACCCAGGGTGTCGACCACCCGCTGTGGCACGACATCCCCGACCGGGCGCGCTTCTATTTCGTGCACAGCTACTACATCGAGGCCGGCAAGCCGAACCAGGTGGTCGGTCGCGGTCACTACGGTGTCGACTTCGCCGCCGCGCTGGCCGAAGGCTCGCGCTTCGCCGTGCAGTTCCACCCGGAAAAGAGCCATACCCACGGCCTGCAACTGTTGCAGAACTTCATCAGCTGGGACGGCCGCTGGTAATGACCCGTGCGCGCCCCACGCCACCGCGCATGACCCTGGCGCCCGAGCAGGAGCGCCAGGCGCTGGAGACCCTCAAGCGGTTTCTCGAAGACCGCTTCGAGCTGCAGCTGGGGTCGTTCGAGGTGGCCGAGGTGCTCGAGGTGTTCAGCCGGGACATCGCACCCCACTACTACAACCGGGCCATCGCCGATGTGCAGGTGCACCTCAAGGACCGCTTCGAGAGCATCGAAAGCGACCTGTGGGCGCTCGAGAAAGGCGACTGACCCGACGATCACCGCACGCACGGCACGATCGCCAGACGAACCATTGACGCGCATGCGTGCGGCCATCGACGCGCAGCATGCCGCCTGAACCGACGAAGGACACAGCATGCTGATTATCCCCGCTATCGATCTGAAGGACGGCGCCTGCGTGCGTCTGCGCCAGGGCCGCATGGAAGACTCCACGGTGTTTTCCGATGACCCGGTGAGCATGGCCGCCAAGTGGGTGGAGGGCGGTTGCCGCCGGCTGCACCTGGTCGACCTGAACGGCGCCTTCGAAGGCCAGCCGGTCAACGGTGAGGTGGTGACCGCGATCGCCAAGCGCTACCCGCACCTGCCGATCCAGATCGGCGGCGGCATCCGTTCGCTGGAGACCATCGAGCACTACGTCAAGGCCGGCGTCAGCTACGTGATCATCGGCACCAAGGCGGTCAAGCAGCCTGAGTTCGTCGCCGAAGCCTGCAAGGCCTTCCCCGGCAAGGTGATCGTCGGTCTGGACGCCAAGGACGGCTTCGTCGCCACCGACGGTTGGGCCGAAGTCAGCTCGGTGCAGGTCATCGACCTGGCCCGTCGCTTCGAGGCCGACGGCGTCTCGGCGATCGTCTACACCGACATCGCCAAGGACGGCATGATGCAGGGCTGCAACGTGCCCTTCACCAAGGCCCTGGCCGAAGCCACCTCGATCCCGGTGATCGCCTCCGGCGGCATCCACAACCTGGGCGACATCCAGGCCCTGCTGGATGCCAGGACGCCAGGCATCATCGGCGCCATCACCGGTCGTGCCATCTACGAAGGCACCCTCGACGTCGCCGAAGCCCAGGCGCTCTGCGACCGTTGAATGGGTGAGCTGCAAGCGTGCAGCTTAAAGGAGAAAGTTCATGGCTTTAGCGAAACGCATCATCCCCTGCCTGGACGTGGACAACGGTCGGGTGGTCAAGGGCGTCAAGTTCGAGAACATCCGCGACGCTGGCGACCCGGTGGAAATCGCCCGGCGCTATGACGAGCAGGGTGCCGACGAGATCACCTTCCTGGACATCACCGCCAGCGTCGATGGCCGCGACACGACGTTGCACACCGTCGAGCGCATGGCCAGCCAGGTGTTCATCCCGCTGACCGTGGGCGGCGGCGTGCGTACCGTGCAGGACATCCGCAACCTGCTCAACGCCGGTGCCGACAAGGTCTCGATCAACACGGCTGCCGTGTTCACCCCCGAGTTCGTGGGCGAGGCGGCCGACCGCTTCGGTTCCCAGTGCATCGTCGTGGCCATCGATGCCAAGCAGGTCTCCGCGCCTGGCGAGCCACCGCGCTGGGAGATCTTCACCCATGGCGGTCGCAAGCCGACCGGCCTGGATGCCGTGGCCTGGGCGCGCAAGATGGAAGGGCTGGGGGCGGGGGAGATCCTGCTGACCAGCATGGACCAGGACGGCATGAAGAATGGCTTCGACCTGGGCGTGACCCGGGCCATCAGCGACGCGGTCGGTATCCCGGTGATCGCCTCGGGCGGCGTCGGCAACCTGCAGCACCTGGCCGACGGTATCCTGGAAGGGCACGCCAGCGCGGTACTGGCGGCGAGCATCTTCCACTTCGGCGAGTACACCGTACCGGAAGCCAAGGCTTACCTGGCACAGCGCGGGATCGTGGTGCGCTGAGGGTTGTGCGACGTGGTTGCGGGTTGCCTGTATCGCTGGCAAGCCCGCTCCCACAGGTGGCGTCGCCATCGTGCCGATACCTGCTTGAAATGCGTGCCTGTGGGAGCTGGCTTGCCAGCGATAGGGCCTGTGCATTCACCTCAGAGTTGGCAGGCCAATGTTCAAGCTGTCGGTCACGTGTCGGGTTTGCCACCGCTATCGCGGGCAAGCCCGCTCCCACAGGTGGCGTCGCCATCGTGCTGCTGCCTGCTTGAAATGGGTACATGTGGGAGTCCACCCGCCGCCTTGGCGCCGCGCTGTCGCGCAGAGAATATGATGATAGCTGGCAGGATCCGAAGCTTCATTGCTAAGCGATTTTAGGGCCGCCTTGCGGCCCATCGCGGCACAGGGGCCGCTCCTACACCCGTAGTCCCACCGCGGGATTGCAGGGTATCGCGGTCACCTGTAGGAGCGGCCCCAGTGCCGCGATTGGGCCCGCAGGGCCCACGAAATCATCGACACGGTAATGCAGGGATCAAACCGCAGGTACCCCACGGGATACCTGCACCTCCCACGCCTACCTACCCATGACTACGCCCCAACAGCGCATGGTACAGCTCGCTGTCCCCCAGGATCCCCACCACCGAATTGCCTTCCTGCAGCACCAGCTTGTTGCCAGTCTGGTAACGGATCTGCAAGGCTTCGCGCATGCCGATGTCGGCATGCACCAGCGTCGGCGTGCGGGCCAGGTCGTCCACCGATTGTCCCGGCGCCCAGTTCTGCAGGGCCATGCCATTGACGCCCTGGCGTGCGCCCTTGATGGTGTTGCCCTCGGCCAGGTCGAGCCAAGAGTCGTTGCTCGGGTCCAAGCACACCGACCCGTTGAGGCGTTTGCAGTTGTCCAGCGTGCGCATCAGGCTGCGGCCGCACAGTACGTTGAGCGGGTTGGTGTGGGCGACGAAGGTGCGCACGTAGTCGTCGGCCGGATTGAGGACGATTTCTTCAGGACGGCTGTATTGAATGATGCGGCCATCTTTCATGATGGCGATGCGGCTGCCCAGCTTGAGCGCTTCGTCCAGGTCGTGGCTGACGAACACGATGGTCTTGCTCAGCTTGCGTTGCAGTTCCAGCAGCTCGTCCTGCAGCCCCTGCCGGATCAACGGGTCGAGCGCCGAGAACGGCTCGTCCATCAGCAGGATGTCGGCGTCCATGGCCAAGGCCCGTGCCAGCCCGACGCGCTGCTGCATGCCACCAGACAGCTCGTCGGGCTTCTTGTTGCGCCACTGCGTCAGGCCGACCAGTTCGAGCTTCTCGTCCACCAGCTTGCGCCGCTCCTTCTCGGGGCGACCCTGCATTTCCAGGCCGAAGCTGATGTTCTCGCGCACGGTAAGCCAGGGCATCAGGGCGAACTTCTGGAACACCATGGCGATGCGCTGGGTGCGCATCATCTTCAGCTCGGCCGGCGTGCAATGGGCGATGTCGATCTGGCTCCCTTCGTGCTCGACGAACAGCTTGCCGCGGCTGACGGTGTTCAACCCGTTGATGCAGCGCAGCAGGCTCGACTTGCCCGAGCCGGACAGCCCCATCAGCACGCAGATCTCGCCTTTCTGGATGTCCAGGTTGGCTTTCTCCACCCCCAGGACCAGCCCGGTGCGCTTGAGGATCTGTTCGCGGTTCAAGCCTTGATCAAGCAGGGCCAGGGCTTCGCGTGGCTTGTTGGAGAACACCACGTCGACGTCTTCGAATCGAATGATACTCATGCTTCGCTCCTGGCTGGCAGCTCGGGTTGCTTGCAGATACGGTCGAGCATGATCGCCAGCAGCACGATGGCCAGACCCGCTTCGAAGCCCAGTGAAATGTCAGCGGTGTTCAAGGCGTTGACCACCGGTTTGCCCAGCCCGTCGGCACCGACCAGGGCCGCGATCACCACCATCGACAGCGACAGCATGATGCATTGCGTGACGCCGGCGGCGATGCTCGGCATGGCGTGGGGCAGCTCGATGCGCGTGAGCAGCTGACGGCGCGAACAGCCGAATGCCTTGCCGGCGTCGAGCAGTTCCTGGGGGACGTCGCAGATGCCCAGGTAGGTCAGGCGGATGGGCGCTGCGATGGCGAACACCACCGTCGAGATCAGCCCAGGCACCACGCCGAGGCCGAACAGCGTCAGCGTGGGGATCAGGTAGACGAAGGTCGGTACGGTCTGCATCAGATCCAGTACCGGGCGCAGGCCGGTGTAGAACATGGGCTTGTGCGCCGCGACGATGCCCAGCGGCACACCGATGGCCACGCACACCACCGTGGCGAAGGTGACCTGGGCCAGGGTCTCCATGGTTTCCTGCCAGTAGCCCAGGTTGAGGATCAACAGAAAGGAGAGGGCGCAGAACAGGGTCAGCGACCACTTGCGCTGGATCAGGTGCGCCAGCCCGGCGAGGAGGGCAATCAGGACGAGGGGGTTGAACCAGGTCAAGGCACTGGTGACACCATGGATCATCAGTTCCAGG
It encodes the following:
- a CDS encoding MFS transporter gives rise to the protein MNKSIETGARARAPGFLSKERIIARPGFNRWLVPPAALAIHLCIGMAYGFSVFWLPLSQAIGISAPVACSPDMGFIARLFSAECDWPISMLSWIYTLFFVFLGCSAAVLGGWLEHAGPRKAGLVSALCWCGGLLISAIGVKTHQLWLMWLGSGVIGGIGLGLGYISPVSTLIKWFPDKRGMATGMAIMGFGGGAMVGAPLATTLMGHFATGQDVGVWQSFMVMAAIYFVFMTAGALAYRVPPTGWKPAGWTPVQKKAGSGMITDRHVHVSVAWKTPQFVLIWLVLCLNVSAGIGILGMASPLLQEVFGGKLLGNELSFSELNAGQLAQIAAIAAGFTGLLSLFNIGGRFFWASFSDYIGRKNTYFAFFALGVALYALIPNMGHIGNVALFVAAFCIILSMYGGGFSTVPAYLADLFGTQMVGAIHGRLLTAWAAAGVLGPVLITYLREYQLALGVERSAAYDITLYILAGLLVLGFICNALVRPVADKYFMTESELAAERALSHDKGADGSQVLEWSAAPASKPLVVVAWLVVGIPLAWGIWITLQKTAVLFN
- a CDS encoding imidazoleglycerol-phosphate dehydratase, whose protein sequence is MVERKASVERNTLETQVKASINLDGSGKARFAIGVPFLEHMLDQIARHGLIDLDIECQGDLHIDDHHTVEDVGITLGQAFAQAIGDKKGIRRYGHAYVPLDEALSRVVIDFSGRPGLQMHVPYTRASVGGFDVDLFQEFFQGFVNHALVTLHIDNLRGHNTHHQIETVFKAFGRALRMAVELDDRMAGQMPSTKGCL
- the hisH gene encoding imidazole glycerol phosphate synthase subunit HisH (with HisF IGPS catalyzes the conversion of phosphoribulosyl-formimino-5-aminoimidazole-4-carboxamide ribonucleotide phosphate and glutamine to imidazole-glycerol phosphate, 5-aminoimidazol-4-carboxamide ribonucleotide, and glutamate in histidine biosynthesis; the HisH subunit provides the glutamine amidotransferase activity that produces the ammonia necessary to HisF for the synthesis of imidazole-glycerol phosphate and 5-aminoimidazol-4-carboxamide ribonucleotide), giving the protein MQTVAVIDYGMGNLHSVAKALEHVGAGKVLVTSDAAVIREADRVVFPGVGAIRDCMAEIRRLGFDSLVREVSQDRPFLGICVGMQALLEHSEENDGVDCIGLFPGKVRFFGKDLHEDGQHLKVPHMGWNEVTQGVDHPLWHDIPDRARFYFVHSYYIEAGKPNQVVGRGHYGVDFAAALAEGSRFAVQFHPEKSHTHGLQLLQNFISWDGRW
- a CDS encoding 1-(5-phosphoribosyl)-5-((5-phosphoribosylamino)methylideneamino)imidazole-4-carboxamide isomerase; its protein translation is MTRARPTPPRMTLAPEQERQALETLKRFLEDRFELQLGSFEVAEVLEVFSRDIAPHYYNRAIADVQVHLKDRFESIESDLWALEKGD
- a CDS encoding 1-(5-phosphoribosyl)-5-((5-phosphoribosylamino)methylideneamino)imidazole-4-carboxamide isomerase (catalyzes the formation of 5-(5-phospho-1-deoxyribulos-1-ylamino)methylideneamino-l-(5-phosphoribosyl)imidazole-4-carboxamide from 1-(5-phosphoribosyl)-5-[(5-phosphoribosylamino)methylideneamino] imidazole-4-carboxamide) yields the protein MLIIPAIDLKDGACVRLRQGRMEDSTVFSDDPVSMAAKWVEGGCRRLHLVDLNGAFEGQPVNGEVVTAIAKRYPHLPIQIGGGIRSLETIEHYVKAGVSYVIIGTKAVKQPEFVAEACKAFPGKVIVGLDAKDGFVATDGWAEVSSVQVIDLARRFEADGVSAIVYTDIAKDGMMQGCNVPFTKALAEATSIPVIASGGIHNLGDIQALLDARTPGIIGAITGRAIYEGTLDVAEAQALCDR
- a CDS encoding imidazole glycerol phosphate synthase cyclase subunit; the encoded protein is MALAKRIIPCLDVDNGRVVKGVKFENIRDAGDPVEIARRYDEQGADEITFLDITASVDGRDTTLHTVERMASQVFIPLTVGGGVRTVQDIRNLLNAGADKVSINTAAVFTPEFVGEAADRFGSQCIVVAIDAKQVSAPGEPPRWEIFTHGGRKPTGLDAVAWARKMEGLGAGEILLTSMDQDGMKNGFDLGVTRAISDAVGIPVIASGGVGNLQHLADGILEGHASAVLAASIFHFGEYTVPEAKAYLAQRGIVVR
- a CDS encoding choline ABC transporter ATP-binding protein; this translates as MSIIRFEDVDVVFSNKPREALALLDQGLNREQILKRTGLVLGVEKANLDIQKGEICVLMGLSGSGKSSLLRCINGLNTVSRGKLFVEHEGSQIDIAHCTPAELKMMRTQRIAMVFQKFALMPWLTVRENISFGLEMQGRPEKERRKLVDEKLELVGLTQWRNKKPDELSGGMQQRVGLARALAMDADILLMDEPFSALDPLIRQGLQDELLELQRKLSKTIVFVSHDLDEALKLGSRIAIMKDGRIIQYSRPEEIVLNPADDYVRTFVAHTNPLNVLCGRSLMRTLDNCKRLNGSVCLDPSNDSWLDLAEGNTIKGARQGVNGMALQNWAPGQSVDDLARTPTLVHADIGMREALQIRYQTGNKLVLQEGNSVVGILGDSELYHALLGRSHG
- a CDS encoding choline ABC transporter permease subunit — its product is MLIDQKLPLGQYMASFVEWLTQHGANYFDAIAQGLELMIHGVTSALTWFNPLVLIALLAGLAHLIQRKWSLTLFCALSFLLILNLGYWQETMETLAQVTFATVVCVAIGVPLGIVAAHKPMFYTGLRPVLDLMQTVPTFVYLIPTLTLFGLGVVPGLISTVVFAIAAPIRLTYLGICDVPQELLDAGKAFGCSRRQLLTRIELPHAMPSIAAGVTQCIMLSLSMVVIAALVGADGLGKPVVNALNTADISLGFEAGLAIVLLAIMLDRICKQPELPARSEA